In Opitutaceae bacterium TAV5, one genomic interval encodes:
- a CDS encoding dimethylallyladenosine tRNA methylthiotransferase — MNRVYIKTYGCQMNERDSNAVAAMLRARGYRIVNAEDECDIMLLNTCSVRDAAEQKALGKASYVSQRKKRNPDFVLGILGCMAQNRGAEILEKLPDVDLIIGTQKFHQVPDYLENLRAAREAGVPVGDTIIDIAEEPGSQNTIRDHLAPPEGERQVTAYVSIQQGCNMDCAFCIVPKTRGDERSRPMDDIVAECRTLADRGVREITLLGQIVTSYGRRDYVHTGGISPFVQLIEKVHAIDGIDRIRFTSPHPRGFKQDLVDAYTRLPKLCEYVHLPMQSGSDRILRAMRRPYSRERYRQIVESLRAARPDMYFSTDIIVGFPGETDAEFEETRTLFEECNYDMAYIFKYSIRTGTPAAAMGDQIPDDVKEHRNQVLLEILRRNSERRNAALLGTIEEVLVEGPDKTGLRYTGRTRGNRVTIFDASPRLVGQLVPLRIERATVSTLYGQLELAGMEAA; from the coding sequence GTGAACCGCGTTTATATCAAAACCTACGGCTGCCAGATGAACGAGCGCGACAGCAACGCTGTCGCCGCCATGCTGCGCGCCCGCGGTTACCGCATCGTCAACGCCGAGGACGAGTGCGACATCATGCTCCTCAATACCTGCTCCGTCCGCGACGCCGCCGAACAAAAAGCCCTCGGCAAGGCCAGCTACGTGAGCCAGCGCAAGAAGCGCAACCCTGACTTCGTCCTCGGCATCCTCGGTTGCATGGCGCAAAACCGCGGCGCCGAAATCCTCGAAAAACTCCCCGACGTCGACCTCATCATCGGCACCCAGAAATTCCACCAGGTCCCCGACTATCTCGAAAACCTCCGCGCCGCCCGCGAGGCCGGCGTCCCCGTCGGCGACACCATCATCGACATCGCCGAGGAACCCGGCTCCCAGAACACCATCCGCGACCACCTCGCCCCCCCCGAAGGCGAACGCCAGGTCACCGCCTACGTCTCCATCCAGCAGGGCTGCAACATGGACTGCGCCTTCTGCATCGTCCCGAAAACGCGCGGCGACGAACGCTCCCGGCCCATGGACGACATCGTCGCCGAGTGCCGCACCCTCGCCGACCGCGGCGTCCGCGAAATCACGCTCCTCGGCCAGATCGTCACCAGCTACGGCCGTCGCGATTATGTCCACACCGGCGGCATCTCGCCCTTCGTCCAGCTCATCGAAAAAGTCCACGCCATCGACGGCATCGACCGCATCCGCTTCACCTCCCCTCACCCGCGCGGATTCAAACAGGACCTCGTGGACGCCTACACCCGCCTGCCCAAACTCTGCGAATACGTCCACCTCCCCATGCAGAGCGGCAGCGACCGCATCCTGCGCGCCATGCGCCGCCCGTATTCACGCGAACGTTACCGGCAGATTGTCGAATCCCTCCGCGCCGCCCGGCCCGACATGTATTTCTCGACCGACATCATCGTCGGTTTCCCCGGCGAGACGGACGCCGAGTTCGAGGAGACGCGCACCCTCTTCGAGGAGTGCAATTACGACATGGCCTACATCTTCAAGTACTCCATCCGCACCGGCACGCCCGCCGCCGCCATGGGCGACCAGATTCCGGACGACGTGAAGGAGCACCGCAACCAGGTCCTCCTCGAAATCCTCCGCCGCAATTCCGAACGCCGCAACGCCGCCCTCCTCGGCACCATCGAGGAAGTGCTGGTCGAGGGCCCCGACAAGACCGGCCTGCGCTACACCGGCCGCACCCGCGGCAACCGCGTGACGATTTTCGACGCCAGCCCCCGCCTCGTCGGCCAGCTCGTCCCCCTCCGCATCGAGCGCGCCACCGTCAGCACCCTCTACGGCCAGCTCGAACTCGCCGGCATGGAAGCCGCGTGA
- a CDS encoding guanylate kinase codes for MSAAVLIVLAGPAGSGKTTLCDRMVAEIPGFERVVTTTTREPRPGEIDGVHYHFLSPEQFDAKVAAGEFLEWAWVHKKNRYGTLASSVHEPLAARRSLILNIDVQGVENFRRAAATDPLLARCMTTVFVTVPISELRQRLELRGETPAEIDRRMQTAEAELREIGKFDHVIESRSREEDFAALVRIWKQHAA; via the coding sequence GTGTCCGCCGCCGTCCTCATCGTTCTCGCCGGCCCCGCCGGCTCCGGCAAAACCACGCTCTGCGACCGCATGGTCGCCGAAATCCCCGGCTTCGAACGCGTCGTCACCACGACCACCCGCGAACCTCGCCCCGGCGAAATCGACGGTGTGCATTACCATTTCCTCTCGCCGGAACAATTCGACGCAAAAGTCGCCGCCGGAGAATTTCTCGAATGGGCCTGGGTCCACAAAAAGAACCGCTACGGCACCCTCGCCTCGTCGGTCCACGAGCCCCTCGCCGCCCGACGCAGCCTCATCCTCAACATCGATGTGCAGGGCGTGGAAAATTTTCGCCGCGCCGCCGCCACCGATCCGTTGCTGGCGCGTTGCATGACCACGGTGTTCGTCACCGTGCCCATCTCCGAACTCCGCCAGCGCCTCGAGCTGCGCGGCGAGACCCCTGCCGAGATCGACCGCCGCATGCAGACCGCCGAGGCGGAGCTGCGCGAGATCGGCAAGTTCGACCACGTCATCGAAAGCCGTTCGCGCGAGGAAGATTTCGCGGCGCTCGTCCGCATCTGGAAACAGCACGCGGCCTGA
- a CDS encoding esterase, translated as MAWATVHWKSAIIGKQTTLQVLLPETGKPPYATFYLLHGLSDDSFNWLRNTRIECYVAGLPLIVVMPDGYRSFYTDHEEGQAWGRHVGEEIPAFVEKTFPARAARSGRAIGGLSMGGYGALRLGLGYADRFCSVNSHSGAVGWGQIARSADYRKAVRARGWAPEFAEEMRRIFGRSPRRGSAHDLLALATEAKAAGKLPKLMLDCGTEDFLIEDNRAFAAALTKHGVPHRYTEHPGEHNWDYWDTHIREALAFHAANLRLK; from the coding sequence ATGGCCTGGGCAACGGTTCACTGGAAAAGCGCGATCATTGGCAAGCAGACGACCCTCCAGGTGCTGCTGCCCGAAACGGGCAAGCCGCCTTACGCCACGTTTTACCTGTTGCACGGGCTCTCCGACGACTCGTTCAACTGGCTGCGCAACACCCGCATCGAATGCTACGTGGCCGGCCTGCCGCTGATCGTTGTCATGCCCGACGGATACCGGAGTTTTTACACGGACCACGAGGAAGGGCAGGCGTGGGGGCGGCATGTGGGCGAGGAGATCCCGGCATTTGTCGAAAAGACCTTTCCCGCGAGGGCGGCCCGCAGCGGCCGCGCGATCGGCGGGCTTTCGATGGGCGGTTACGGGGCGTTGCGCCTCGGGCTTGGTTACGCGGACCGGTTTTGTTCGGTCAACAGCCATTCGGGCGCGGTCGGCTGGGGGCAGATCGCCCGTTCGGCGGATTACCGGAAGGCGGTCCGGGCGCGCGGGTGGGCGCCGGAGTTTGCGGAGGAGATGCGGCGGATTTTCGGACGCTCGCCCCGCCGCGGCAGCGCGCACGATCTGCTGGCGCTCGCGACCGAGGCGAAGGCGGCGGGCAAACTGCCGAAGCTGATGCTCGATTGCGGCACGGAGGATTTTCTCATCGAGGACAACCGCGCCTTCGCCGCCGCGCTGACAAAACACGGCGTGCCGCACCGGTACACGGAACATCCGGGCGAGCACAACTGGGATTATTGGGACACGCACATCCGCGAGGCGCTGGCGTTTCACGCGGCGAACCTGCGGTTGAAGTGA
- a CDS encoding N-acetyl-gamma-glutamyl-phosphate reductase (catalyzes the reduction of N-acetyl-5-glutamyl phosphate to N-acetyl-L-glutamate 5-semialdehyde in arginine biosynthesis) gives MKTKVFVDGQEGTTGLQIFERLAARADVEVIEIDPARRKDSAARAACLNAADVAFLCLPDAAAKESAALVTSPRTCVIDASTAHRVDPAWAYGLPELGAAYREKIRTAKRIANPGCHATAFLLAVRPLVAAGRVPADFPFSAFSITGYSGGGKKMIADYEQQPAPAKLASPRLYALGLAHKHLPEMRVHAGLAAAPLFNPVVAAFYKGLSVTVPLPLASLPGKPSPAALHAVLAEAYAGEKFVRVLPLGDESATLDGGFFDVQACNDTNRCDIGVFGNDTQAVIIARLDNLGKGASGGAVQSMNLHLGLDEGDGLPA, from the coding sequence ATGAAAACCAAAGTCTTTGTCGACGGCCAGGAAGGCACCACCGGTCTCCAGATATTCGAGCGGCTCGCGGCGCGCGCCGATGTCGAGGTGATCGAAATCGATCCGGCCCGGCGCAAGGACTCCGCCGCCCGCGCGGCCTGCCTCAACGCCGCCGATGTGGCGTTTCTTTGCCTGCCCGACGCCGCCGCCAAAGAGTCGGCCGCGCTCGTCACCAGCCCGCGCACCTGCGTGATCGACGCCTCCACGGCGCACCGCGTCGATCCGGCGTGGGCGTACGGATTGCCCGAACTCGGCGCCGCGTATCGCGAAAAAATCCGCACGGCGAAACGCATCGCCAACCCCGGGTGTCATGCGACGGCATTTCTGCTCGCGGTGCGGCCCCTGGTGGCTGCCGGGCGGGTGCCGGCCGATTTTCCGTTTTCGGCGTTTTCCATCACGGGTTACAGCGGCGGCGGCAAAAAGATGATCGCCGACTACGAACAGCAGCCGGCGCCGGCGAAGCTCGCCAGCCCGCGCCTCTACGCGCTCGGCCTCGCGCACAAGCATCTGCCCGAGATGCGCGTGCATGCGGGCCTCGCCGCCGCGCCGCTTTTTAATCCGGTGGTCGCCGCCTTTTACAAGGGCCTGTCCGTGACCGTGCCGCTGCCGCTCGCCAGCCTGCCGGGCAAACCCTCGCCGGCCGCGCTGCACGCGGTGCTGGCGGAGGCGTACGCCGGTGAAAAGTTCGTCCGCGTCCTGCCCCTTGGCGACGAGTCGGCGACGCTCGACGGCGGGTTTTTCGACGTGCAGGCATGCAACGACACCAACCGCTGCGACATCGGCGTGTTCGGCAACGACACCCAGGCGGTGATCATCGCGCGGCTCGACAACCTCGGCAAGGGGGCCTCGGGCGGCGCCGTGCAGAGCATGAATCTTCACCTCGGCCTCGACGAAGGGGATGGCCTGCCGGCATAA
- a CDS encoding 50S ribosomal protein L35: MQKTKKSVAKRFKLTGTGKLLRRTPGFRHLLAAKSTKAKRRASKDKLVAPGHAAALKQCLPFGL, translated from the coding sequence ATGCAAAAGACCAAAAAATCGGTCGCCAAGCGATTCAAGCTGACCGGAACCGGCAAGCTGTTGCGCCGCACTCCCGGCTTCCGGCACCTGCTGGCTGCGAAAAGCACGAAGGCAAAACGGCGCGCATCGAAGGACAAGCTCGTCGCCCCCGGGCACGCCGCTGCGCTGAAGCAGTGTCTGCCGTTCGGTCTTTGA
- the groEL gene encoding molecular chaperone GroEL (60 kDa chaperone family; promotes refolding of misfolded polypeptides especially under stressful conditions; forms two stacked rings of heptamers to form a barrel-shaped 14mer; ends can be capped by GroES; misfolded proteins enter the barrel where they are refolded when GroES binds; many bacteria have multiple copies of the groEL gene which are active under different environmental conditions; the B.japonicum protein in this cluster is expressed constitutively; in Rhodobacter, Corynebacterium and Rhizobium this protein is essential for growth): MAAKQLLFDEAARQKILRGIELLARAVKVTLGPKGRNVVIDKKFGSPAVTKDGVTVANEIELPDPYENMGAQMVKEVASKTSDAAGDGTTTATVLAESIYKEGLRSVTAGCNPIFLKRGIDKAVEAAVLELARVSRKVSTGDEIRQVATVSANWDDSIGRILADAMDKVGKDGTITLEEGKSVETTLEVVEGMQFDKGYLSPYFTTGEDRLEAVLEDAYVLVHEKKIGSVQDLLPLLQVIAQGKRPLLIIAEDIEGEALTTLVLNKIRGILNVCAVKAPGFGDRRKAMMEDIATLAGGRCFSEDLGMKLENISLSELGSAKRITVDKESTIIIGGAGTPADVQTRIRQIRREIAETTSDYDREKLQERLAKLAGGIAVIKVGASTELEMQEKKSRLDDALHATRAAVAEGIVAGGGVALLRCGPVVDALKLEGDEAIGAQIVRRAIESPIRALCANAGIEGAVVIDRVEAGKGNHGFNVATGEYEDLVKAGVVDPAKVTRTALQNAASIAGLLLTTECLITEIPAS; encoded by the coding sequence ATGGCAGCAAAACAACTCCTTTTCGACGAGGCAGCCCGTCAGAAAATTCTCCGCGGCATCGAGCTCCTCGCCCGCGCCGTAAAAGTCACGCTCGGCCCCAAAGGCCGCAACGTCGTCATCGACAAAAAATTCGGTTCGCCCGCGGTGACCAAGGACGGCGTCACCGTCGCCAACGAAATCGAGCTGCCCGATCCTTACGAAAACATGGGCGCGCAGATGGTGAAGGAAGTGGCGTCCAAAACCTCCGATGCCGCGGGCGACGGCACCACCACCGCCACCGTGCTGGCCGAGTCCATCTACAAGGAAGGGCTGCGCAGCGTCACCGCCGGCTGCAACCCCATCTTCCTCAAACGCGGCATCGACAAGGCCGTGGAGGCCGCGGTCCTCGAACTCGCGCGCGTGTCGCGGAAAGTGTCCACCGGCGACGAAATCCGGCAGGTGGCGACCGTCTCGGCGAACTGGGACGATTCCATCGGCCGCATCCTCGCCGACGCGATGGACAAGGTGGGCAAGGACGGGACGATCACGCTGGAGGAAGGCAAATCCGTCGAGACCACGCTCGAGGTGGTCGAGGGCATGCAGTTCGACAAGGGTTACCTCTCGCCCTACTTCACCACCGGCGAGGACCGCCTCGAGGCGGTCCTGGAAGACGCTTACGTGCTCGTTCACGAAAAGAAAATCGGCAGCGTGCAGGATCTCCTGCCCCTGCTTCAGGTGATCGCCCAGGGGAAACGTCCGCTGCTGATCATCGCGGAGGACATCGAAGGCGAGGCGCTCACGACGCTCGTCCTGAACAAGATTCGCGGCATCCTGAATGTCTGCGCGGTCAAGGCTCCCGGTTTCGGGGATCGCCGCAAGGCCATGATGGAAGACATCGCGACGCTTGCCGGCGGACGCTGCTTCAGCGAGGACCTCGGCATGAAGCTGGAGAACATTTCCCTCAGCGAACTGGGCAGCGCCAAACGCATCACCGTGGACAAGGAAAGCACGATCATCATCGGCGGCGCCGGGACGCCGGCGGACGTCCAGACGCGCATCAGGCAAATCCGGCGCGAGATCGCGGAAACCACTTCGGACTACGATCGGGAAAAGCTCCAGGAGCGCCTGGCCAAGCTCGCGGGCGGCATCGCGGTGATCAAGGTCGGCGCCTCGACCGAGCTCGAAATGCAGGAGAAAAAGTCGCGTCTCGACGATGCGCTGCACGCCACCCGGGCCGCCGTGGCGGAAGGCATTGTCGCCGGCGGCGGCGTCGCCCTGTTGCGCTGCGGCCCGGTCGTCGACGCGCTGAAGCTCGAAGGCGACGAAGCCATCGGCGCGCAGATCGTGCGCCGCGCCATCGAGTCTCCCATCCGCGCCCTTTGCGCCAATGCCGGGATCGAGGGCGCAGTCGTCATCGACCGGGTGGAGGCGGGGAAGGGCAACCACGGCTTCAACGTCGCCACGGGCGAATACGAGGACCTGGTCAAGGCGGGAGTCGTCGATCCGGCCAAGGTGACGCGCACCGCGCTGCAAAACGCCGCCTCGATCGCCGGCCTGCTCCTCACGACCGAGTGCCTGATCACCGAAATCCCCGCGAGCTGA
- a CDS encoding DNA-directed RNA polymerase subunit omega: MRDDYIQNALKVITDPYILINVVSRRVKQLRLGHRPLVVSLEKMAPEDIALREIYEGKISYDLPTAGELARR, from the coding sequence ATGAGAGACGACTACATCCAAAACGCACTCAAGGTCATCACCGATCCCTATATCCTGATCAACGTCGTCTCGCGCCGCGTCAAGCAACTCCGCCTGGGCCATCGTCCGCTGGTGGTATCGCTGGAAAAAATGGCTCCCGAAGACATCGCCCTGCGCGAAATTTACGAAGGCAAAATCAGCTATGACCTTCCGACGGCCGGCGAACTGGCGCGCCGGTGA
- a CDS encoding LuxR family transcriptional regulator, which translates to MKRITVLLAEDHAIVREGLRSLLVLDPDFDVVGEASNGRQAVDLARKLHPTVVVMDIAMPVLNGFEATRQILLAAPATRVLVLSAHSDDEYVAKMAAVGASGYLVKQNSGQVLVRAIREIVAGHPYFSASILKRLRDAAQRSSERGAPRKKSDPPLTTREAEVLQLVAEGAANKQVAAELGISIKTVEKHRQQLMNKLDIHDTAGLTRHAIATGVIESRVQVTTD; encoded by the coding sequence ATGAAACGGATCACCGTCTTGCTCGCCGAAGATCATGCCATCGTCCGTGAAGGATTGAGGTCGCTGCTGGTGCTGGATCCCGACTTCGATGTCGTCGGCGAGGCGTCGAATGGCCGCCAGGCGGTGGACCTGGCCCGGAAGCTCCACCCGACCGTTGTCGTGATGGACATCGCCATGCCCGTGCTCAACGGCTTCGAGGCGACGCGACAGATCCTGCTCGCCGCACCCGCCACCCGGGTGCTGGTGCTCTCCGCGCACAGCGATGACGAGTATGTGGCCAAAATGGCCGCGGTCGGCGCGTCGGGCTATCTGGTGAAACAGAATTCCGGGCAGGTGCTGGTCCGTGCGATCCGGGAAATCGTCGCCGGGCATCCGTATTTCAGTGCGTCGATCCTGAAGCGTCTGCGGGACGCCGCGCAGAGATCCAGCGAACGTGGCGCGCCACGCAAGAAATCCGATCCGCCGCTGACCACGCGCGAAGCCGAAGTGCTGCAACTCGTGGCCGAAGGCGCGGCCAACAAACAGGTCGCGGCCGAACTCGGCATCAGCATCAAGACCGTTGAAAAACACCGGCAGCAACTGATGAACAAGCTCGACATCCACGACACCGCCGGGCTCACCCGCCACGCCATCGCGACCGGCGTCATCGAGAGCCGCGTTCAGGTGACGACCGACTGA
- a CDS encoding histidine kinase translates to MTIDTKIQFEKQYHTALQHHLRRQRTRRRLPVRSAGVLGRAAVSLGLDTLDLARMHDRAVAGLASPHSLPDGRKQTKPLAQAGAFFFLEVLTPVEQTHPAAQAAALHAQQIDARLRERTAALAVARQQVRREVAQRKKGERQLVRGARHYSRLLAQSQRMQQQSRRLAHQVLSAQEEERKEISRELHDEVAQILAGINVQLAALQEAAAINSRNLRQRIAQTQRLVGQSVLIVHRYARELRPAMLDDLGLIPALRSYIKDLPGRKRLHIRFTAFPGVETLSNIRRTVLYRVAQEALTNVARHAHARRVKVSICKITDAVRLEVRDDGKSFQVDRILASRNNKRLGLLGMRERVEMVGGDFAIESVPGKGTTVRAEIPFLVKQGGPGS, encoded by the coding sequence ATGACAATCGACACAAAAATCCAGTTCGAGAAACAGTACCACACTGCGCTGCAACACCATCTGCGTCGTCAACGGACACGCAGACGGTTGCCCGTGCGTTCGGCCGGCGTGCTCGGGCGCGCGGCCGTATCCCTGGGGCTGGACACGCTGGATCTGGCCCGCATGCACGACCGGGCGGTGGCCGGGCTCGCCTCGCCGCACTCGTTGCCCGATGGCCGCAAGCAGACAAAACCGCTCGCGCAGGCCGGCGCGTTCTTCTTTCTCGAAGTGCTGACACCGGTCGAGCAAACGCACCCGGCCGCGCAGGCGGCCGCCCTCCACGCGCAACAGATCGATGCCAGGCTGCGCGAGCGCACCGCCGCGCTGGCGGTTGCCCGGCAGCAGGTGCGGCGCGAAGTCGCGCAACGGAAGAAGGGCGAGAGGCAACTCGTGCGGGGAGCCCGGCACTACAGCCGGCTCCTGGCCCAGTCGCAACGCATGCAGCAGCAATCGCGGCGTCTGGCACATCAGGTCCTGTCGGCGCAGGAGGAGGAGCGAAAGGAAATCAGCCGTGAATTGCACGACGAGGTCGCCCAGATTCTGGCCGGCATCAATGTGCAGCTCGCGGCCTTGCAGGAAGCCGCCGCGATCAACAGCCGGAACCTCCGCCAGCGAATCGCCCAGACCCAGCGGCTGGTCGGGCAGTCCGTCCTGATCGTCCATCGCTACGCCCGCGAACTTCGCCCCGCGATGCTCGACGACCTCGGGCTGATCCCGGCGCTGCGCTCCTACATCAAGGATCTGCCCGGCCGCAAGAGGCTGCACATCCGTTTCACGGCATTTCCCGGAGTCGAGACCCTGAGCAACATCCGGCGCACCGTGCTTTACCGGGTCGCGCAGGAGGCGCTCACCAACGTCGCCCGCCATGCGCATGCGCGGCGCGTAAAGGTGAGCATCTGCAAGATCACCGACGCCGTCCGGCTCGAAGTCCGCGACGACGGCAAATCCTTCCAGGTGGATCGCATCCTCGCCTCCAGAAACAACAAGCGCCTCGGTCTGCTCGGCATGCGCGAACGCGTCGAGATGGTGGGCGGGGACTTCGCCATCGAGTCGGTGCCGGGCAAGGGCACCACCGTGCGCGCCGAGATTCCGTTCCTCGTCAAGCAGGGAGGACCGGGCTCATGA
- a CDS encoding general stress protein CsbD, whose product MNTLEIKGDWNITKGKLKQKWARLTDDDLQYAEGKQDELIGRIQKRTGETREAVEKAIREYGKRT is encoded by the coding sequence ATGAACACACTCGAAATCAAAGGCGACTGGAACATCACCAAGGGCAAACTGAAGCAAAAGTGGGCCAGGCTCACCGATGACGATCTCCAGTACGCCGAAGGCAAGCAGGATGAATTGATCGGCCGGATACAGAAGCGCACCGGCGAAACCCGTGAAGCGGTCGAAAAAGCGATCCGGGAATACGGAAAGCGGACATGA
- a CDS encoding secretion protein HlyD family protein, with amino-acid sequence MAAQAAAMAAQAAAMVAQATVPDNNQPAAPAAPPPAASPAPPAKPDDHATAPPPAAPDAGAKPDEKAGEPEKSGKDTPAEKDGKAKKDETPPGKKGASVKKKVLVSAAIAAVVIVIAVLVWSALKPSGPGEGFVSGNGRIEATGIDIAAKLAGRIHEMMVNEGDFVQAGQPLAQMQVDVLEAQRNEARAQSRQATSEVASAEAQVAARQSDTAAARAVVVQRESELDAAQRRLARSETLSRAGAMTIQEFDDDRARVDGAVAALTAAQAQVVAAAAAVRAAEAQVVGAVDGVAAAEATVARVEADIRDSLLASPRDGRVQYRVAQPGEVLAAGGKVLNLVDLGDVYMTFFLPETVVGRLALGSPVHIVLDAAPQYVIPASVSYVSAVAQFTPKTVETASERQKLMFRVKAQIDPALLKKHVRLVKTGLPGVAWLKLDAQAAWPADLEIRVPE; translated from the coding sequence ATGGCCGCCCAGGCTGCTGCGATGGCGGCTCAGGCGGCCGCGATGGTTGCCCAGGCCACCGTACCGGACAACAACCAGCCCGCCGCACCCGCTGCTCCCCCGCCCGCTGCATCGCCGGCTCCACCAGCCAAACCCGACGACCATGCCACCGCTCCGCCACCCGCCGCGCCGGACGCCGGGGCCAAGCCCGACGAGAAGGCCGGGGAGCCTGAAAAATCAGGGAAGGACACGCCCGCCGAAAAAGACGGGAAGGCCAAAAAGGACGAGACACCGCCCGGGAAAAAGGGCGCCTCGGTCAAAAAAAAGGTGCTGGTTTCGGCCGCCATCGCCGCCGTCGTCATCGTGATCGCGGTGCTGGTCTGGAGCGCCCTCAAACCCTCCGGCCCGGGCGAAGGCTTTGTCAGCGGCAACGGCCGGATCGAGGCCACCGGGATCGACATCGCCGCCAAGCTCGCCGGACGTATCCACGAAATGATGGTCAACGAAGGCGACTTCGTGCAGGCCGGCCAGCCCCTCGCGCAGATGCAGGTCGACGTGCTCGAGGCGCAGCGCAACGAGGCGCGCGCCCAGTCCCGCCAGGCCACGAGCGAGGTCGCCAGCGCCGAAGCCCAGGTGGCCGCGCGCCAGAGCGACACCGCCGCCGCCCGCGCCGTCGTGGTGCAGCGCGAGAGCGAACTGGACGCCGCGCAGCGGCGGCTCGCGCGCAGCGAAACGCTCTCCCGCGCCGGCGCCATGACCATCCAGGAGTTTGACGACGACCGCGCCCGCGTGGATGGCGCGGTGGCTGCCCTGACCGCGGCACAGGCCCAGGTGGTCGCCGCCGCGGCCGCCGTCCGGGCCGCCGAGGCCCAGGTCGTCGGCGCCGTCGACGGCGTGGCCGCGGCCGAGGCGACCGTCGCCCGCGTCGAAGCCGACATCCGGGACAGCCTGCTCGCCTCGCCCCGCGACGGCCGCGTGCAATACCGCGTCGCACAGCCCGGCGAAGTCCTCGCCGCCGGCGGCAAAGTCCTCAACCTCGTCGATCTGGGCGACGTCTACATGACCTTCTTCCTGCCCGAGACGGTCGTCGGCCGGTTGGCGCTGGGCAGCCCCGTCCACATCGTGCTCGACGCCGCGCCGCAATACGTGATCCCCGCCAGCGTGTCCTACGTCTCCGCGGTTGCGCAGTTCACCCCCAAGACCGTGGAGACCGCCAGCGAACGGCAGAAACTGATGTTTCGCGTCAAAGCCCAGATCGACCCCGCGCTGCTGAAAAAACACGTCAGGCTGGTCAAGACCGGCCTGCCCGGCGTGGCCTGGCTCAAGCTCGATGCGCAGGCCGCGTGGCCGGCCGATCTGGAAATCAGGGTGCCGGAATGA